One part of the Alistipes onderdonkii genome encodes these proteins:
- a CDS encoding RnfABCDGE type electron transport complex subunit D, whose translation MANKLVVAPAPHVQTSQSTARIMRDVVIALMPALVVSAVVFGVDVLRVTALSVACCVLFEYLIQRFLVGGSLTIGNWSAVVTGVLLAFNLPASIPWWIVVIGAFVAIAIAKMTFGGLGKNPFNPALVGRVFLLIAYPVQMTSFPMPANGAFDALSGATPLAAVKHGAAPDVLGVQELLLGNMPGSLGEVAALALICGFVYLLWRRVITWQIPVSVLGTMAVFAFVVALASGSTGAVLWQLPLFHVLAGGALLGAIFMATDYSTSPMTVRGGVIFGIGIGAITMCIRLWGAYPEGMSFAILIMNACVPLINKYVKPKRFGVK comes from the coding sequence ATGGCAAACAAACTTGTTGTTGCTCCCGCACCGCACGTGCAGACTTCGCAGTCGACGGCCAGGATCATGCGCGACGTCGTGATCGCGCTGATGCCCGCGCTGGTCGTCTCGGCGGTGGTGTTCGGGGTGGACGTGCTGCGTGTCACGGCGCTCAGCGTGGCGTGCTGCGTGTTGTTCGAGTACCTCATCCAGCGGTTCCTCGTCGGCGGCTCGCTGACAATCGGGAACTGGTCGGCCGTGGTGACGGGCGTGCTGCTGGCTTTCAACCTGCCCGCCTCGATTCCCTGGTGGATCGTCGTGATCGGCGCATTCGTCGCCATCGCCATCGCCAAGATGACCTTCGGCGGGCTGGGCAAAAATCCGTTCAACCCCGCGCTGGTGGGGCGTGTGTTCCTGCTGATCGCCTACCCGGTGCAGATGACTTCGTTCCCGATGCCGGCGAACGGAGCTTTCGACGCACTTTCGGGCGCTACGCCGCTGGCGGCCGTGAAACACGGCGCCGCCCCCGACGTGCTCGGTGTGCAGGAACTGCTGCTGGGCAATATGCCCGGCTCGCTGGGCGAGGTGGCGGCATTGGCCCTGATCTGCGGCTTCGTATACCTGCTCTGGCGCCGCGTCATCACGTGGCAGATTCCCGTGTCGGTGCTCGGTACGATGGCCGTATTCGCGTTTGTCGTGGCCCTCGCTTCGGGCAGTACCGGGGCGGTGCTGTGGCAGCTCCCGCTGTTCCATGTACTGGCCGGCGGAGCCCTGCTGGGCGCGATATTCATGGCGACGGATTATTCGACCTCGCCGATGACCGTCAGAGGGGGGGTGATCTTCGGCATCGGTATCGGCGCCATCACGATGTGCATCCGCCTGTGGGGCGCCTATCCCGAGGGTATGTCGTTCGCGATACTGATCATGAACGCCTGTGTGCCCCTGATCAACAAATATGTCAAACCCAAGCGCTTCGGCGTTAAATAG
- a CDS encoding zinc ribbon domain-containing protein: protein MATQKKTADVDYSMQEKIIALYELQKIDSKIDEINKVKGELPLEVQDLEDEMTGLKTRIDNINAEIEELNTLTKQRKREVDQAKILIGNYKEQQNNVRNNREFDAITKEIEYQELEIELAEKRLKEYAAGVKAKKLQLEEAEAVAEGRAADLAAKKNELEGIEAETAPQVAEYEVQADRVKAKIDERLLSAYGRIRRNVRNGLAVVTVKRDACGGCFNRIPPQRQVEIRQGKKLIVCEYCGRILVADPEEGME from the coding sequence ATGGCAACACAGAAGAAAACTGCCGACGTTGACTATTCGATGCAGGAGAAGATCATCGCACTCTATGAATTGCAGAAGATCGACAGCAAGATCGACGAAATCAACAAGGTGAAAGGTGAACTGCCTCTCGAGGTTCAGGATCTCGAAGACGAGATGACCGGCCTGAAAACCCGGATCGACAACATCAATGCCGAAATCGAGGAGCTGAACACGCTCACCAAGCAGCGCAAGCGCGAGGTCGACCAGGCCAAGATCCTCATCGGCAATTACAAGGAGCAGCAGAACAACGTGCGCAACAACCGCGAGTTCGATGCCATTACCAAGGAGATCGAGTACCAGGAACTGGAGATCGAACTGGCCGAGAAGCGCCTCAAGGAGTACGCCGCCGGTGTGAAAGCCAAGAAACTCCAGCTGGAGGAGGCCGAAGCCGTAGCGGAAGGCCGTGCCGCCGACCTGGCTGCCAAGAAGAACGAACTGGAAGGGATCGAAGCCGAAACCGCACCCCAGGTCGCAGAGTACGAAGTACAGGCCGACCGGGTCAAGGCCAAGATCGACGAGCGGCTGTTGTCGGCCTATGGCCGTATCCGCCGCAACGTGCGCAACGGCCTGGCCGTCGTGACCGTGAAGCGCGATGCCTGCGGCGGTTGCTTCAACCGGATTCCCCCGCAGCGCCAGGTGGAGATTCGCCAGGGCAAGAAACTGATCGTTTGCGAATATTGCGGACGTATTCTCGTGGCCGATCCCGAAGAGGGGATGGAGTAG
- a CDS encoding methyltransferase RsmF C-terminal domain-like protein, which produces MTLPEKFAARVLSELGPEEGAALCAALDTEPPVSVRLNPAKCAGAAEPGAVQDGTGAAPGGYGSSQGSSGTDVPAPLPVLQNADGRVPWCADGYYLAVRPQFTFDSDFHAGAYYVQEASSQFVGRLMGGEGVAGKRILDLCAAPGGKTTLYASLAGPGGLVVANEIDRRRAQVLADNVRKWGTGNVAVTTCEPRQLGDFEAWFDMVAVDAPCSGEGMFRKDAQARAEWSEGNVKLCAARQDGILREAWRALKPGGRLIYSTCTFNRDEDEGALERMLAWAGDEVAEAEDMAVDGAWGIVCGRVGAFRTYRFYPHRARGEGFFAAVACKAYDAGGRCRTPKARRTVFAQVDKASAAELRRWVRTPERMCFAAVGDTCYGYYVAQAEAVKALGEALPVIYAGVAMGQLFKGSLRPDPALAFFCGLNREAVPAAELDEAQALCYLRRQGVAAGAFSEGVNLVCARGRALGFAKRIGNRVNNMYPNTLRIIKR; this is translated from the coding sequence ATGACGCTGCCTGAGAAATTCGCCGCACGCGTCCTTTCGGAGCTGGGGCCGGAAGAGGGGGCGGCGCTGTGCGCCGCACTCGATACCGAGCCGCCCGTGTCCGTGCGGCTGAACCCTGCCAAATGTGCCGGTGCGGCCGAACCCGGAGCGGTGCAGGACGGCACCGGGGCGGCACCGGGAGGATACGGATCGTCGCAGGGGAGCTCCGGGACGGATGTGCCCGCCCCGCTTCCGGTTTTGCAAAACGCCGACGGCCGTGTACCCTGGTGCGCCGACGGGTATTACCTGGCGGTGCGGCCGCAGTTCACCTTCGACAGCGATTTCCATGCCGGGGCATATTACGTGCAGGAGGCGTCGTCGCAGTTCGTGGGGCGCCTGATGGGCGGAGAGGGGGTTGCGGGGAAGCGAATCCTCGACCTTTGCGCTGCCCCGGGCGGCAAGACGACGCTCTATGCCTCGCTCGCGGGGCCCGGCGGGCTGGTCGTCGCCAATGAGATCGACCGCCGCCGTGCGCAGGTACTGGCGGACAACGTCCGCAAGTGGGGTACGGGCAATGTCGCCGTGACGACCTGCGAACCCCGGCAACTGGGCGACTTCGAGGCGTGGTTCGACATGGTGGCCGTGGATGCCCCCTGCTCGGGCGAAGGGATGTTCCGCAAGGATGCACAGGCCCGCGCCGAATGGAGCGAGGGGAATGTAAAGCTCTGTGCTGCAAGGCAGGACGGGATATTACGTGAAGCATGGCGTGCGCTCAAACCCGGTGGCAGGCTGATATACAGCACCTGCACCTTCAACCGCGACGAGGACGAAGGCGCTTTGGAGCGTATGCTCGCATGGGCGGGCGACGAGGTCGCAGAGGCGGAAGACATGGCTGTCGACGGGGCGTGGGGGATCGTCTGCGGCCGGGTGGGGGCTTTCCGCACCTACCGGTTCTATCCCCACCGGGCACGCGGCGAGGGTTTTTTCGCCGCCGTGGCCTGCAAGGCTTATGATGCCGGCGGCCGTTGCCGCACCCCGAAGGCGCGGCGCACGGTATTTGCGCAGGTGGACAAGGCGTCCGCGGCGGAGCTGCGCCGTTGGGTTCGCACGCCGGAGCGGATGTGCTTCGCGGCGGTGGGCGATACCTGCTACGGATATTACGTCGCGCAGGCCGAGGCCGTGAAGGCGCTCGGCGAAGCGTTGCCCGTGATCTATGCGGGCGTGGCGATGGGGCAGCTCTTCAAGGGAAGCCTGCGGCCCGATCCGGCGCTGGCGTTCTTCTGCGGATTGAACCGCGAGGCGGTGCCCGCTGCGGAGCTGGACGAGGCGCAGGCGCTGTGTTACCTGCGCAGGCAAGGGGTCGCCGCCGGGGCGTTTTCCGAAGGGGTGAACCTGGTGTGTGCCCGCGGGCGGGCGCTCGGGTTTGCGAAGCGGATCGGTAACCGGGTGAATAACATGTACCCCAATACATTGCGAATTATTAAACGATAG
- the rsxC gene encoding electron transport complex subunit RsxC yields MKTFPIGGVHPSENKLSGAKPIEVLPLPDVVTIPLAQHIGAPAVAKVAKGDKVVTGQLIAEAGSFMSANIHAPVSGTVTAVDMVPNGQGLRQVMITIKREGDDWAEGIDRSETIVRECTLSAQEIVARIKDAGIVGMGGATFPTHVKLSIPPGKKAEALIINGVECEPYLTSDHRTMLEHGEELLVGVTILMKAIAVEKAYIGIENNKPDAIAHLRRLAQGYKGIEVVPLKVKYPQGGEKQLIAAITGREVPPPPALPIDVGAVVCNASTTYAVYQAVQKHKPLIERVVTITGKGVREPKNLLTRMGTPVEALIEAAGGLPADAGKVINGGPMMGRAMVNLASPVTKGCSGITVMSGRDAQRREASQCIKCAKCVAACPMGLEPYYLSKMTQKKGWEEVEAQMITSCIECGCCQASCPAYLPLLDWVRLGKQTVMGIIRARAAAPKK; encoded by the coding sequence ATGAAGACATTTCCAATAGGCGGAGTCCATCCGTCGGAAAATAAACTGAGCGGCGCCAAACCGATCGAGGTGCTTCCGCTGCCCGACGTGGTGACGATCCCGCTCGCACAGCACATCGGCGCCCCCGCCGTGGCCAAGGTCGCCAAGGGCGACAAGGTCGTGACGGGGCAGCTCATCGCCGAGGCGGGCAGTTTTATGTCGGCCAATATCCACGCCCCGGTTTCGGGGACGGTAACGGCCGTGGACATGGTGCCCAACGGGCAGGGGCTGCGCCAGGTGATGATTACGATCAAACGCGAGGGCGACGACTGGGCCGAGGGGATCGACCGCTCGGAGACGATCGTCAGGGAGTGCACGCTCTCCGCACAGGAGATCGTCGCCCGGATCAAGGACGCCGGCATCGTCGGCATGGGCGGCGCGACGTTCCCCACGCACGTGAAACTCTCGATCCCTCCCGGGAAAAAGGCCGAGGCGCTGATTATCAACGGTGTAGAGTGCGAGCCTTACCTTACGTCCGACCACCGTACGATGCTCGAGCACGGCGAGGAGCTGCTCGTGGGCGTGACGATACTGATGAAGGCCATCGCCGTGGAGAAAGCCTATATCGGGATCGAGAACAACAAACCCGACGCCATTGCGCACCTGCGCCGTCTGGCCCAAGGGTATAAGGGCATCGAGGTGGTGCCCCTCAAGGTGAAATACCCGCAGGGCGGTGAGAAACAGCTGATCGCGGCCATTACGGGGCGCGAGGTGCCGCCCCCGCCCGCACTCCCGATCGACGTGGGTGCCGTGGTGTGCAATGCCTCGACGACCTATGCGGTCTACCAGGCCGTGCAGAAGCACAAGCCGTTGATCGAGCGCGTGGTGACGATCACGGGCAAAGGCGTCCGGGAGCCCAAGAACCTGCTGACCCGCATGGGTACGCCCGTCGAGGCGCTGATCGAGGCGGCCGGAGGGCTTCCCGCCGATGCGGGCAAGGTCATCAACGGCGGCCCGATGATGGGGCGCGCGATGGTCAACCTCGCCTCGCCCGTGACGAAGGGGTGCTCGGGCATCACCGTCATGAGCGGCCGCGACGCCCAGCGCCGCGAGGCCTCGCAGTGCATCAAGTGCGCCAAGTGCGTGGCTGCCTGCCCGATGGGGCTCGAACCCTATTATCTCTCGAAGATGACCCAGAAGAAAGGCTGGGAGGAAGTCGAGGCGCAGATGATCACTTCGTGCATCGAGTGCGGCTGCTGCCAGGCCTCGTGCCCCGCTTACCTGCCGCTGCTGGACTGGGTGCGCCTGGGGAAACAGACTGTCATGGGCATTATCCGCGCACGTGCCGCGGCACCGAAAAAGTAA
- a CDS encoding Nif3-like dinuclear metal center hexameric protein produces MLIREVTDVIERFAPLAWQESYDNAGLIVGRPDDEVHRALLAVDVTDEVMAEAEREGCDMVITHHPIVFHALKRFNSADQVQRCVERAIRGGIALYACHTNLDSAPEGMSWRLAEMLGVGDLRVLQPAQADEKVGFGVVGELPAAVATVEFMRRMQRVLGVRVVRHSDIASPEVRRVAVCTGAGASMIGDARRAGADIYVTADMKYNDFMTPDKALTVADIGHFESEYCAIQILFDILSKNLITFAVRKSESSRNPVNYLV; encoded by the coding sequence ATGCTAATCAGGGAAGTGACCGATGTCATCGAGCGTTTCGCACCGCTCGCATGGCAGGAATCGTACGACAACGCAGGCTTGATCGTGGGGCGCCCGGACGACGAGGTGCACAGGGCGCTGCTGGCCGTGGACGTCACCGACGAGGTGATGGCCGAGGCCGAACGCGAAGGGTGCGACATGGTCATCACGCACCATCCGATCGTTTTCCATGCGCTCAAGCGCTTCAATTCGGCAGACCAGGTGCAGCGCTGCGTCGAGCGGGCTATCCGCGGCGGCATTGCGCTCTATGCGTGCCACACCAACCTGGACAGCGCCCCCGAGGGGATGAGTTGGCGGCTGGCCGAGATGCTGGGCGTGGGGGATTTGCGCGTGCTCCAACCCGCGCAGGCGGACGAAAAGGTCGGGTTCGGCGTGGTGGGCGAGCTGCCTGCGGCGGTCGCCACGGTGGAGTTCATGCGCCGCATGCAGCGCGTGCTGGGCGTTCGGGTCGTGCGCCACAGCGACATCGCTTCGCCCGAGGTGCGGCGCGTGGCGGTCTGCACCGGTGCGGGGGCTTCGATGATCGGCGACGCGCGCCGTGCGGGGGCCGACATTTACGTCACGGCGGATATGAAGTACAACGACTTCATGACGCCGGATAAGGCCCTCACCGTAGCGGATATAGGCCATTTTGAAAGCGAATATTGCGCAATTCAGATTTTATTTGATATTTTGTCGAAAAATTTGATTACCTTTGCGGTTCGCAAGAGTGAAAGCTCTCGCAATCCGGTGAACTATTTGGTTTAA
- a CDS encoding MerR family transcriptional regulator, with amino-acid sequence MAEKLFYSMGEVAEMFDVNASLIRHWESQFSVIRPKRNKKGNRLFSPQDVENLKLIYHLVKERGMTLEGAKKALKQKPAAEGGVQRDAELMERLQRIRALLVEVREDLKAGQGELLADGDAEVPAAEAGAAVPRRKAKPVVKIVPEDAAAQGAAEPGQPASKRPRKPRRKKEEPEHKELFAFYEQSLF; translated from the coding sequence ATGGCCGAGAAACTTTTTTATTCGATGGGCGAAGTGGCCGAGATGTTCGACGTCAATGCGTCGCTGATCCGCCACTGGGAGTCGCAGTTCAGCGTCATCCGCCCCAAGCGCAACAAGAAAGGCAACCGTCTCTTCTCGCCGCAGGATGTGGAGAACCTCAAACTGATCTACCACCTGGTCAAGGAGCGGGGTATGACCCTCGAGGGCGCCAAGAAGGCCCTGAAGCAGAAGCCTGCGGCCGAGGGCGGCGTGCAGCGCGATGCCGAGCTGATGGAGCGCCTGCAACGCATCCGTGCGCTGCTGGTCGAGGTGCGTGAAGACCTGAAGGCGGGCCAGGGCGAACTCCTCGCCGACGGGGATGCCGAAGTCCCGGCGGCGGAGGCCGGAGCGGCAGTGCCCCGCCGCAAGGCGAAACCCGTGGTGAAGATCGTCCCGGAGGATGCCGCGGCGCAGGGGGCTGCCGAACCCGGGCAGCCCGCGTCGAAACGTCCGCGCAAGCCCCGCCGCAAAAAGGAGGAGCCGGAACACAAGGAGCTCTTCGCCTTTTACGAACAGTCGCTCTTTTAG
- a CDS encoding SoxR reducing system RseC family protein, whose translation MASRIEHSGVVERTERDTVYVRITSHSACGSCKAREACGLAEAQDKIVVVKSPDAAHYAAGEKVMVGVRRSAGAVAVILAYVGALAVLLAVLVAAVAVLGWSEGRGALAALGAVVVYYCVLWLFRHKIEHTIHFSITKHY comes from the coding sequence GTGGCTTCACGGATTGAACATAGCGGCGTGGTGGAACGCACGGAACGCGACACGGTCTATGTGAGGATCACCTCCCACAGTGCCTGCGGTAGCTGCAAGGCCCGCGAAGCGTGCGGCCTGGCCGAAGCGCAGGACAAGATCGTGGTCGTGAAGAGTCCCGACGCGGCGCATTATGCCGCGGGGGAGAAGGTTATGGTCGGCGTCCGTCGTAGTGCGGGCGCTGTCGCCGTTATATTGGCCTATGTCGGGGCGTTGGCCGTGCTGTTGGCCGTGCTGGTCGCCGCCGTTGCGGTGCTCGGCTGGAGCGAAGGCCGCGGCGCGCTTGCCGCTCTGGGAGCCGTGGTCGTCTATTACTGCGTATTATGGCTCTTCAGGCATAAAATCGAACACACAATTCATTTCTCAATAACCAAACACTACTGA
- a CDS encoding RnfABCDGE type electron transport complex subunit B has protein sequence MEVLLYTILTLCALGVLSAVILYFVAQKFRVEEDPRIDEVEKMLPGANCGGCGFAGCRGMADALVKQDDISALFCPVGGGDCMKAVAAYLGKSAPEKEPQVATVRCGGTCDKRPRTNEYNGARSCAVASSLYVGETGCAFGCLGFGDCVVSCAFDAIRMNPATGLPEVDPDKCTACGACVKACPKMIIELRKKWPKNRAVYVSCVSKDKGAVVMKACKAGCIGCGKCQKVCAFGAITIENNLAYIDPQKCKLCRKCVNECPTGAIVLAGMDPLPKAPKAPAAPKAAPAAAKEAPAAAQAARAPKSADAAPADAKGTAPVPEAAPKAAPAAAEGAPSVAPKAPVSEAVPAVEKEVAPASPAVQEAAATGNAAEAPKTGGAAPEAE, from the coding sequence ATGGAAGTATTACTTTACACAATCCTGACGCTTTGTGCGCTGGGAGTGCTTTCCGCGGTGATCCTTTACTTCGTGGCCCAAAAATTCAGGGTCGAGGAAGATCCCCGGATCGACGAGGTGGAGAAGATGCTGCCGGGCGCCAACTGCGGCGGCTGCGGCTTCGCCGGGTGCCGCGGCATGGCCGACGCGCTCGTGAAACAGGACGACATCTCGGCGCTCTTCTGCCCCGTGGGCGGCGGCGACTGCATGAAGGCTGTTGCGGCCTACCTCGGCAAGTCGGCACCGGAAAAGGAGCCGCAGGTGGCCACCGTGCGCTGCGGCGGCACCTGCGACAAGCGCCCCCGCACCAACGAGTACAACGGTGCCAGGTCGTGCGCCGTGGCGTCGTCGCTCTATGTGGGCGAGACGGGTTGCGCATTCGGCTGCCTCGGGTTCGGGGACTGCGTCGTCTCGTGTGCGTTCGATGCGATCCGCATGAATCCCGCGACGGGGCTTCCCGAAGTCGACCCCGACAAATGTACGGCCTGCGGGGCCTGCGTGAAGGCGTGTCCCAAAATGATTATCGAACTGCGCAAGAAGTGGCCGAAGAACCGGGCGGTGTATGTGTCGTGCGTGTCGAAGGACAAGGGCGCCGTGGTGATGAAGGCCTGCAAGGCGGGTTGCATCGGATGCGGCAAATGCCAGAAGGTCTGTGCGTTCGGTGCCATCACCATTGAAAACAACCTCGCCTATATCGACCCGCAGAAGTGCAAGCTCTGCCGTAAGTGCGTGAACGAGTGCCCGACAGGCGCCATCGTGCTGGCGGGCATGGATCCGCTGCCCAAGGCACCGAAGGCACCGGCTGCCCCGAAAGCCGCACCTGCGGCCGCGAAGGAGGCTCCTGCGGCAGCCCAGGCTGCCCGGGCCCCGAAGTCCGCCGATGCTGCGCCCGCCGATGCGAAGGGAACCGCACCGGTGCCTGAAGCCGCCCCGAAGGCCGCACCTGCGGCCGCAGAGGGTGCGCCTTCCGTAGCCCCGAAAGCTCCTGTAAGCGAAGCTGTACCCGCTGTTGAGAAGGAGGTTGCACCGGCATCCCCCGCTGTGCAGGAAGCAGCGGCAACCGGGAATGCGGCGGAGGCTCCGAAAACTGGCGGGGCAGCCCCGGAAGCCGAATAA
- a CDS encoding RnfABCDGE type electron transport complex subunit G yields the protein MKSTLVNMTAVLFGITLVASAGVGAVNMITAEPIAQAEQAAKVEALKVVLPPFDQTAPEALTIDDMPITVYTATKGGQVAGYAVESMTKNGFGGAISMMVGFTPDGEVVNVNVLRQAETPGLGTKMADKENVLLGSIQGKKLETMKLVDGKLAVKKDGGDVDALTAATISSRAYVDAINRAWMAYKSVATGTAPTDVSSGATSAAGDSAEEQTNGPAAQEGGQNE from the coding sequence ATGAAAAGTACACTTGTGAATATGACGGCCGTACTGTTCGGCATCACGCTCGTGGCTTCGGCCGGTGTGGGCGCCGTGAACATGATTACGGCCGAACCGATCGCCCAGGCCGAGCAGGCGGCGAAGGTCGAGGCGCTGAAGGTCGTGCTTCCGCCGTTCGACCAGACCGCACCCGAAGCGCTGACGATCGACGATATGCCGATCACGGTCTACACCGCAACCAAGGGAGGACAGGTCGCGGGTTACGCCGTGGAGTCGATGACCAAGAATGGTTTCGGCGGCGCGATCAGCATGATGGTGGGCTTCACGCCCGACGGTGAAGTGGTCAACGTCAACGTGCTCAGGCAGGCTGAGACCCCGGGGCTCGGGACGAAGATGGCCGACAAGGAAAATGTGCTGCTGGGGAGCATCCAGGGCAAGAAACTCGAAACGATGAAGCTCGTGGACGGCAAGCTGGCCGTGAAGAAGGACGGCGGCGACGTCGACGCGCTGACGGCCGCGACCATATCCTCGCGCGCCTATGTCGATGCGATCAACCGCGCCTGGATGGCTTACAAGAGCGTAGCGACGGGTACGGCGCCGACAGACGTATCGTCGGGAGCGACTTCTGCGGCCGGAGATTCGGCAGAGGAACAAACCAACGGGCCGGCGGCTCAGGAAGGAGGGCAAAATGAATAA
- a CDS encoding NAD+ synthase codes for MKIALAQLNYTIGDIDGNASKIIDSINKAKAQRADLVIFAEQAVSGTPAFDLLRKTTFLELCEDALVEIASCCDGIAAIVGLPILTREGTISAAALIQDRKVLRYVGKKYITARREMGFLVPSKGFEYATIKGHKCAIIVGDDLSREHDFDKSVETVISINARKYGRGTMTYRYEMMRHLSFVEGKNLVLVNQVGGSTDIVYDGTSGAFNNRGELVLMMKHFEEDFQIFDTKAAGEPVTIPSTYNDRTRMVYQAARCGLRDFFVKNGYKKACIGLSGGIDSAVVACLAADALGRQNIRALLLPSQFSSDHSVEDAKKLAENLGIEYNVIPITEIYTSVVNTLKPVIGGREFDATEENIQTRIRTVLLMAVQNKADYILLNSSNKSENALGLCTLYGDTAGAFSPTGDLYKSEMYDLARYINRTQGDPIPGNILDKEPSSELHPGQKDSDILPPYEVVDAILYRMIEEGQHREEIVNAGFDSEVVEKIHAMIMRNEKKRYQFPPVLRLSMCSFGHERLMPLTNKYGD; via the coding sequence ATGAAAATAGCCCTTGCCCAGTTGAACTATACGATCGGGGATATCGACGGCAATGCCTCGAAAATCATCGATTCGATCAACAAAGCGAAAGCGCAGCGTGCCGACCTGGTCATTTTTGCCGAACAGGCCGTGAGCGGAACCCCGGCTTTCGACCTGTTGCGTAAAACCACCTTCCTCGAACTGTGCGAGGATGCACTGGTCGAAATAGCATCGTGCTGCGACGGTATCGCGGCCATCGTGGGACTCCCGATCCTGACGCGCGAAGGCACCATCAGCGCCGCGGCGCTGATCCAGGATCGCAAAGTGCTGCGCTACGTGGGTAAGAAATATATCACCGCACGCCGCGAAATGGGCTTCCTCGTCCCTTCGAAGGGGTTCGAATATGCGACGATCAAGGGCCACAAGTGCGCCATCATCGTGGGCGACGACCTGAGCCGCGAGCATGACTTCGACAAGTCGGTCGAGACCGTCATCTCGATCAACGCCCGCAAGTACGGCCGGGGGACGATGACCTACCGCTACGAGATGATGCGGCACCTGTCGTTCGTCGAAGGCAAGAACCTCGTGCTGGTGAACCAGGTCGGCGGTTCGACGGACATCGTCTACGACGGTACGTCGGGGGCGTTCAACAACCGCGGGGAACTGGTGCTGATGATGAAGCACTTCGAGGAGGATTTCCAGATCTTCGACACCAAGGCGGCCGGCGAGCCGGTTACGATCCCCTCGACCTATAACGACCGTACGCGGATGGTCTACCAGGCGGCCCGGTGCGGCCTGCGCGACTTCTTCGTGAAGAACGGCTACAAGAAGGCCTGCATCGGCCTTTCTGGCGGCATAGACTCGGCCGTGGTGGCCTGCCTGGCCGCCGACGCGCTGGGACGCCAAAATATCCGGGCTTTGCTTCTGCCCTCGCAGTTCTCTTCCGACCATTCGGTCGAAGATGCCAAGAAGCTGGCCGAGAACCTCGGCATCGAATATAACGTAATTCCCATCACGGAAATATACACCAGCGTGGTCAATACCCTCAAGCCGGTCATCGGCGGCAGGGAGTTCGACGCCACGGAAGAGAATATCCAGACCCGTATCCGCACGGTGCTGTTGATGGCCGTGCAGAACAAGGCGGACTACATCCTGCTCAACTCGTCGAACAAGAGCGAGAATGCGCTGGGACTCTGTACGCTCTACGGCGATACGGCGGGTGCTTTCAGCCCTACGGGCGACCTCTACAAGAGCGAGATGTACGACCTGGCGCGCTATATCAACCGCACGCAGGGCGATCCCATCCCGGGCAATATCCTCGACAAGGAACCCTCGTCGGAGTTGCACCCGGGGCAGAAGGACAGCGACATCCTGCCGCCGTACGAAGTGGTGGACGCGATCCTTTACCGCATGATCGAGGAGGGGCAGCACCGCGAGGAGATCGTCAATGCGGGCTTCGATTCCGAGGTCGTGGAGAAGATCCACGCCATGATCATGCGCAACGAGAAGAAGCGCTACCAGTTCCCGCCCGTACTGCGCCTGTCGATGTGCTCGTTCGGGCACGAGCGCCTTATGCCGCTTACCAACAAATACGGCGATTGA
- a CDS encoding cupin domain-containing protein, whose amino-acid sequence MKKVEKVASGANFAAVTVGKTEELNQYTLPLAPGVEIPGKVFVGGDLQATGAEMSFQQFAPGGSVGFLHTHKTHEELYIILGGHGEFQVDGQVFPVGEGSIVRVSPAGRRSLRNTGDSPMTMICIQYKAASFDAGDATDGEILPDQVVW is encoded by the coding sequence ATGAAAAAGGTAGAAAAAGTGGCCTCGGGCGCGAATTTCGCAGCCGTGACGGTCGGGAAAACCGAAGAGTTGAACCAGTACACGCTGCCGCTGGCACCGGGCGTGGAGATCCCGGGGAAAGTGTTCGTAGGCGGCGACCTGCAGGCCACCGGGGCCGAGATGTCGTTCCAGCAGTTCGCACCGGGCGGCAGCGTCGGGTTCCTCCACACCCACAAGACCCACGAAGAACTTTACATCATCCTCGGCGGCCATGGGGAGTTCCAGGTCGACGGGCAGGTCTTCCCCGTAGGCGAAGGAAGCATCGTACGGGTTTCGCCCGCAGGCAGGCGCTCGCTGCGCAACACGGGCGACAGCCCGATGACGATGATCTGCATCCAGTACAAAGCCGCCTCCTTCGACGCGGGCGACGCCACCGACGGCGAAATCCTCCCCGACCAGGTCGTCTGGTAG